Proteins from a single region of Dermochelys coriacea isolate rDerCor1 chromosome 28, rDerCor1.pri.v4, whole genome shotgun sequence:
- the KIF1C gene encoding LOW QUALITY PROTEIN: kinesin-like protein KIF1C (The sequence of the model RefSeq protein was modified relative to this genomic sequence to represent the inferred CDS: deleted 2 bases in 2 codons; substituted 1 base at 1 genomic stop codon) produces MASASVKVAVRVRPFNSREISRDAKCVIQMQGKTTCITNPKLTKDAPKNFTFDYSYWSHTSEEDPSFASQRQVYQDIGEEMLLHAFEGYNVCIFAYGQTGAGKSYTMMGRQEPGQQGIIPQLCEDLFARVTENRSPDLSYSVEVSYMEIYCERVRDLLNPKSRGNLRVREHPIMGPYVEDLSKLAVTSFADIADLMDCGNKARTVAATSMNETSSRSHAVFTIVFTQRRHDELTDLDTEKVSKISLVDLAGSERAESSGARGMRLKEGANINKSLTTLGKVISALAEMQNNKKKKSDFIPYRDSVLTWLLKENLGGNSRTAMIAALSPADISYEETLSTLRYADRTKQIRCNAVINEDPNARLIRELKEEVARLRELLFAQGLSDAPLPGGLKREEPDSRPPCSCAALRPHGXAPAPRPLNGGSEPFPTLEEQVICTEEAMERLQETRKSLRRLNETWEEKLRKTEALRMEREALLGRDGVAVRVDGGTVGVFSPKKTPHLVNLNEDPLMSECLLYHIKDGVTRVGQVDVDIKLTGQFINEQHCLFRSRTGPAGEAIVTLEPCEGAETYVNGKQVTEPLVLRSGNRIVMGKNHVFRFNHPEQARLERERSAPAEPPAEPVDWNFAQRELLEEQGIDIKLEMEKRLQDLENQYRREKEEADLLLEQQRLYADSDSGDDSDKRSCEESWRLISSLRQKLPATNVQSIVKRCGVPSSGKRREPLRVYQIPQRRRLGKDPRWVTLADLKMQAVKEICYEVALNDFRQARQEIEAMSIVKMKELCRLYGKRDPNEKESWRAVARDVWDTVGGGEEPEGRGGGGANPAVDDLRAHIDKLTDILQEVKIQNNMKDEEIRALRHRMVKMERVIPISQEDGADEDLENDWNSPLFEAGLADEAGSRDRAGSPESPCALEEPEPERSYARVCRLMEQDPAFRRGRLRWLKQEQARLQNLQQQQLGRGLRRQPHAPGKFVPPQDCKLRFPFKSNPQHRYSWGPNSAFMVAGGEEPALEGEGLGQESAPGSPRRPYSPGGPQHKHCSRQSAQRPHRRNSLDGGSRAKPSRPGAPEHYQSRKHNYYPQQHQPYPQHRPHLAPHQPYAAPPRMRRQRSAPELQDQETLV; encoded by the exons ATGGCCAGCGCCTCCGTCAAAGTGGCCGTGAGGGTTCGGCCTTTCAACTCCCGGGAAATCAGCCGGGACGCTAAATGCGTGATCCAGATGCAAGGAAAAACCACCT GTATCACCAATCCCAAGCTGACAAAAGATGCTCCCAAAAACTTCACCTTCGATTATTCTTACTGGTCCCACACCTCG GAGGAGGACCCCAGCTTCGCCTCCCAGCGGCAGGTGTACCAGGACATCGGGGAGGAGATGCTGCTTCACGCC TTCGAGGGCTACAACGTCTGTATCTTCGCGTACGGCCAGACCGGGGCCGGCAAGTCCTACACCATGATGGGCAGGCAGGAGCCGGGGCAGCAGGGGATCATCCCCCAG CTGTGTGAGGATTTGTTCGCCCGGGTCACCGAGAACCGCTCCCCCGACCTGTCCTACTCTGTGGAG GTGAGCTACATGGAGATCTATTGCGAGCGGGTGCGGGACCTGCTGAACCCCAAGAGCCGGGGGAACCTGCGGGTTCGGGAGCACCCCATCATGGGCCCCTATGTGGAGGACCTGTCCAAGCTG GCAGTCACCTCCTTCGCCGACATCGCCGACCTCATGGACTGCGGGAACAAGGCCAG GACCGTGGCCGCCACCAGCATGAACGAGACCAGCAGCCGCTCGCACGCCGTGTTCACCATCGTCTTCACACAGAGGAGACACGACGAGCTGACCGACCTCGACACTGAGAAG GTCAGCAAAATCAGCCTGGTGGATCTGGCCGGCAGCGAGCGAGCTGAGTCATCTGGCGCGAGGGGCATGAGGTTAAAG GAAGGTGCGAACATCAACAAATCCCTCACCACGCTGGGGAAGGTGATCTCTGCCCTGGCCGAGATG CAAAACAACAAGAAGAAGAAATCCGATTTCATCCCTTACCGTGACTCGGTTCTCACCTGGCTGCTCAAGGAGAACCTGG GCGGTAACTCCCGCACGGCCATGATCGCCGCCCTGAGCCCAGCCGACATCAGCTACGAGGAGACGCTCAGCACCCTCCG CTACGCGGACCGCACCAAGCAGATTCGGTGCAACGCGGTGATCAACGAGGACCCCAATGCCAGGCTCATCCGGGAGCTGAAGGAGGAGGTGGCCCGGCTCAGGGAGCTGCTCTTCGCCCAGGGCCTCTCCGACGCCCCCCTCCCCGGCG GCTTGAAGCGGGAGGAGCCAGACAGCCGCCCCCCCTGTTCCTGCGCTGCCCTACGACCCCACGgctgagccccagccccccgccccctcaacGGGGGGTCCgagcccttccccaccctggAGGAGCAGGTCATCTGCACAGAGGAGGCTATGGAGAGGCTGCAG GAGACGAGAAAATCATTGCGGAGACTGAACGAGACGTGGGAGGAGAAGCTGCGGAAAACCGAGGCCCTTCGGATGGAGAG GGAGGCGCTCCTTGGCCGAGATGGCGTGGCCGTGCGAGTAGACGGTGGCACAGTGGGGGTCTTCTCCCCAAAAAAG ACCCCGCACCTGGTGAACCTGAACGAGGACCCGCTCATGTCAGAGTGCCTGCTGTACCACATCAAGGACGGTGTGACCAG GGTGGGCCAGGTGGACGTCGACATCAAGCTGACGGGGCAGTTCATCAACGAGCAGCATTGCCTTTTTCGGAGCCGCACCGGCCCCGCGGGGGAAG ccattGTCACGCTGGAGCCATGCGAGGGGGCTGAGACCTACGTCAACGGGAAGCAGGTGACGGAGCCGCTGGTCCTGAGGTCAG GTAACCGCATCGTGATGGGCAAAAACCACGTTTTCCGCTTCAACCACCCGGAGCAGGCGCGGCTGGAGCGGGAACGCAGCGCCCCCGCCGAGCCCCCGGCCGAGCCCGTCGACTGGAACTTCGCCCAGCGCgagctgctggaggagcagggcaTCGACATCAAgctggagatggagaagag gctccaGGACCTGGAGAACCAGTACCGCCGGGAGAAGGAGGAGGCCGATCTGCTCCTGGAACAGCAGAGGCTG TACGCGGACTCTGACAGCGGGGACGACTCGGACAAGCGCTCGTGCGAGGAGAGCTGGCGGCTCATCTCCTCGCTGCGGCAGAAGCTGCCGGCCACCAACGTGCAGAGCATCGTGAAGCGCTGTGGCGTGCCCAGCAGCGGCAAGCGGCGGGAGCCGCTCCGGGTCTACCAGATCCCCCAGCGCCGGCGCCTGGGCAAGGACCCCCGCTGGGTCACCCTGGCCGACCTGAAGATGCAGGCGGTGAAGGAGATCTGCTACGAGGTGGCGCTGAACGACTTCCGCCAGGCCCGGCAGGAGATCGAGGCCATGAGCATCGTGAAGATGAAGGAGCTGTGCCGGCTCTATGGGAAACGCGACCCCAACGAGAAGGAGAGCTGGCGGGCCGTGGCCCGGGACGTCTGGGACACCGTGGGGGGGGGCGAGGAGCCGGAGGGCCGTGGCGGCGGGGGCGCGAACCCGGCGGTGGACGACCTGCGGGCCCACATTGACAAGCTGACCGACATCCTGCAGGAGGTCAAGATCCAGAACAACATGAAGGACGAGGAGATCCGGGCCCTGCGCCACCGCATGGTGAAGATGGAGAGGGTCATCCCCATCTCCCAG GAAGATGGGGCGGACGAGGACCTGGAGAACGACTGGAACTCCCCACTGTTTGAGGCGGGGCTGGCGGACGAGGCAGGGTCCCGGGACCGGGCGGGGAGCCCGGAGTCCCCGTGCGCCCTggaggagccggagccggagcggAGCTACGCGCGGGTGTGCCGGCTAATGGAGCAGGACCCGGCTTTCCGGCGTGGCCGCCTCCGCTGGCTGAAGCAGGAGCAGGCCCGGCTCcagaacctgcagcagcagcagcttggcagGGGCCTCCGGCGCCAGCCCCACGCCCCCGGCAAGTTCGTGCCCCCCCAGGACTGCAAGCTGCGTTTCCCCTTTAAGAGCAACCCCCAGCACCGTTACTCCTGGGGTCCTAACAGCGCCTTCATGGTGGCCGGTGGCGAGGAGCCGGCGCTGGAGGGCGAGGGCCTGGGGCAGGAATCAGCCCCGGGGTCGCCCCGGCGCCCCTACAGCCCTGGCGGCCCCCAGCACAAACACTGTAGCCGGCAATCGGCCCAGCGTCCCCACCGGCGCAACTCCCTGGACGGGGGGAGCCGGGCGAAGCCCTCCCGCCCCGGCGCCCCGGAGCACTACCAGTCCCGCAAGCACAACTATTACCCACAGCAGCACCAGCCTTACCCGCAGCACCGCCCCCACCTGGCCCCCCACCAGCCCTACGC